GCCTCCGGTACTTTCGATACCGCAAATTTGAATACTTCACGTCCATCCATCTGGATAAATGTTTCTTCTGCACAAGGCTGACTTTCATATTGTTTTTGATTGCGGCAGTCAACCGTTAAAACTTCTCCATCACATCCTATAGACTGTGTATACTGTGCGTATCTTCCTTCTTCTGATGCCTCTAACACAACTGCACCGGCTCCATCACCAAACAAGATACATGTACCCCTGTCTTTCCAATTCACCAGATTTGATAAGCTCTCTGTACCAATTACCAAGACTTTAGAATAAATTCCCTGTTTGATGTAAGCTTGCGCGGTATTCAGCGCAAATAAGAATCCTGTACATGCTGCATTCAGATCAAAACACGTAGCGCGTTTTGCCTCTATCATTGCCTGTACTTCACATGATGTACTCGGCATAATCCTTCCGGGCGAAATCGTTGCAACCAAGATTAAGTCAATCTCTTGTGCTGAAACATTGGCATCTTCCAGTGCCCTCTTTGCTGCTTCTGCTGCCATATATGCAGTTGTTTCATTTTTTCCTGCTATGTGGCGTCTCGCCACACCAGTACGTTCCTGTATCCACTCATCACTGGTATCAACCAATTGAGTTAAGACTTGGTTATCCCACACTTCTTTTGGAATATAGGAACCTGTTCCGCTTATTCTTCCTACCATAGTCCTCTTCCTGTTGCCGGTCATAATCATCTGATTAGCTCATTTATTAGCAGCAACTTCTTTCCGTCATTTATTTTTGTTTTAAAATATTTTGACTATCAAATTATATCATTATAAAAGTATTTGTCAATATGTTTTTGTGATATTTATTAATTTTGGTAGTCGCTATCCGTGCGTCGCACGATAAATATAAAAAGTGCCTCACGATATCCGCACAAGTACTCTTAGCTCGATTCCGCTTCACTTCATCTCGTTATCCGTGCGTCGCACGATAAATTAAAAAGTATCTCAAAACATCCGCACAAGCACTCTTAGCTCGATTTCGCTTCGCTTCATCTCGCTATCCGTGCGTCGCACGATAAATATAAAAAAGAACCCTCGCTCACAAGTAAACTTGTGTCGAGGGTTCTTTTTTATATTTACCTTGCTTGTGCTAGACGCTTACATTCCAGCCTGAGCTGCAACTTCTGCTGCGAAGTCGTCAACTTTTTTCTCAAGACCTTCACCTGTCTCGAAACGAACGAATTTCTTAACTGTTACGTTAGCATTGTTCTCTTTAGCTACTTTTTCTACATATTTAGCAACTGACAGATCACTATCCTGAACGTATACCTGGTCAAGCAGGCAGATTTCTTTCATTTCTTTGTTAAGACGTCCAATGATCATCTTCTCAATGATGTTAGCTGGTTTCTCTGGATTCTCTTTCTGAGCCTGAGCAAGAAGGATTTCTTTCTCGTGGTTCATGAAGTCTTCAGATACCTCTGCACGTGATACATATTTTGGAGACATAGCTGCAACCTGCATTGCTACGTTTCTTAAGCAAGCTTTGATGTCATCGTTAATAACATCTGTATCAGCTTCAACTAAAACACCAATACGTCCGCCACCGTGGATATAAGATACTACACATCCGTCTGTTACAACTTTCTCAAATCTTCTGATGTTCAGATTTTCTCCGATTACAGCGATTTTCTCAACAAGAGCTTCTTTTACTGTCTTTGTTGTATCAGCTTCCCAAGCCTCAGCCATGAATGCATCCATATCTGCTGCATCTGAATCTGCTACCTGATTAGCTACTGCCTCAACAAATGCCTGGAAATCAGCATTCTTAGCAACGAAGTCTGTCTCAGAGTTAACTTCTACGATAGAAGCTACTTTATCATCTTTTACTACAGTTTTAACAATACCTTCTGCTGCAATTCTTCCTGCTTTTTTCTCAGCTTTAGCCTGTCCGTTCTTTCTCAGGTACTCTACTGCTGCATCCATATCACCATTTGTCTCACCAAGAGCTTTTTTGCAGTCCATCATTCCTGCACCTGTCATCTCTCTTAATTCTTTTACCATGCTTGCTGTAATTGCCATGATCTTATCCTCCATTTTTATACTTTTTAAGGAATACTAATTCTTTAGTTTCCATTATTACATATGTTTGTCCATATAGTAAACCCACTTTTGTAAATTTTTTCTATATGAAACAATTCGGGAATGAAAAAATGCTTCAGCCTGATTAATCAGGCTGAAGCATTCGAGTCATCTTACTCTTCTACAGCCTCTTCAGCTACTGCTTCCTCAGCATCTTCATAATATGCTTCTTCTGCTGCTCCCTGGTTTGCTTCGATAACTGCATCAGCCATCTTAGAAACGATCAGTTTTACAGCTCTGATTGCATCATCATTACCTGGAATAACGTAATCCAGTTCTTCTGGATCACAGTTTGTATCAGCGATACCGATCAATGGAATTCCCAATGTGTGTGCTTCCTGTACGCAGATTCTTTCTTTCTTAGGATCTACGATAAAGATAGCGTCTGGGATTCTCTTCATCTCTTTGATTCCGCCAAGGTTTTTCTCAAGTTTAGCCCACTCTTTTTTCAGCTCAATAACTTCTTTCTTTGGCAGTACATCGAATGTTCCGTCTTCTGACATTGTCTCGATGTCTTTGAGTCTCTTAATACGGCTCTGGATTGTCTTGAAGTTTGTAAGCATACCTCCAAGCCATCTCTCATTTACATAGTACATTCCACAACGCTCTGCTTCTGTTTTGATAGCATCCTGAGCCTGTTTCTTTGTTCCTACGAAAAGTACTGTACCACCATTAGCTGCGATATCAGCAATTGCCTGATATGCATCGTCAACCATTCCTACTGATTTCTGCAGGTCGATGATATAGATACCATTTCTCTCTGTGTAGATGTATGGAGCCATCTTAGGGTTCCATCTTCTTGTCTGATGTCCAAAATGAACACCTGCTTCTAAAAGCTGTTTCATTGAAATAACGCTCATGTTACTTTCCTCCATTTGGTTTTAGTCTTCCGCATGTTTATCTTTATTCCCCAAGACCATCTCACATTTCGTGAAATTAGGCACCAGAAAGGGCAATCCGCATGCGTGTTTTTTCGCAACGATAATAGTTTAGCATAAACACTTATGAATTGCAAGGCTTTTTTCACTTATTACTATTAGCTGATTTTTCAAGAAGAAATCCCTTAAAACACTCTGTGTTTCAAGGGATTTCTTCTTATTTTTAATCTTTTATCATTCGTATTTTATATAATTGGTTATCTTTAGTAACGAACGTAAATCATACCGCCCTGAACAGGTCCCACAATAACACCAACGCCTTCTGTTGCTGCATGGATCATCTGTCCTCCACCGATATAAATACCACAATGGTTTGCGTTAACGCAAACATCTCCTGGCTGTGGATCACTTACTTGTGTCCATCCAAGGAATGTATATGTAGTTCCGAGTCTTGTATAACTTCCTGTCAAACAATAGCTTACGAATCCGGAACAGTCAAACGCTCCCGGCGAACAAGCTCCCCATACATATGCGGCTCCAAGCTGGCTGTATGCACGGCTTACAACTGAACCTCCATCAACCGATGGTGCTGACGGTGCTGGTGCTGGTGTCGGTGCTGGTGTCGGTGCTGGTGCTGGTGTCGGTGCCGGTGTAACAGTTGTTGTTCCCCCTGTATTTGTTGTTCCGCTATTATTTGTAGTATTACTTGCAACGGTTGTGTTTGATGCTGCATTATTCTGTGCTGCTTTTTCTGCGGCTTTCTGCTCAGCTGCTGCCTTCTCAGCTGCTGCCTTCTCCAATGCAACTCTTGCTGCTTCTTGAATCATACTGTCCAGGTTACTAATCTCTGCACTCTTGCTTTCAATTGTTGTATTCAGTTCATCAGACTGTGCCTGATATTCACCTTCCAGATTCTGAAGCTTTGCCTGATCTTCTTCCAGACCACTCTTCAAGTCCGTTACCTGCTGTACTGTATTCTGATATTCTTGTAACTGTGCTCTGTCATATGAATGCACTTTCTGTACATATTCAGCCTGAGTCAAAACCTCCGCGATACTTCCTGATGAGAGGATGCGTTCCATTGCTGAACCATCACCTTCTTCATACATGTATTTAATACGGAGTTTCAAATCTTCATACTGCTGCTGTTCTTTCTGCTGAGCCGCTTCCAGATCAACTTCTGCCTGCGAAATCTGCTGACCTTTCTCAATCAACTGTGTCTCAAGATCATTCATCTTTGTCATCAATGAATTTAACTGATCCTGCAAAGAACTTACTTCACTCTGCTTTTCAGCTTTCTCTGCTTCCAATGAAGACTGTTCTTCACTCTTTGGTGCTGCAAATACCGGAGTAGCCACCATTGAACAAGATAAAACAACTGCCAGTATTAAGCCTTGTACCTTCTTAAACTTCATCTTACCACCTATTCCTTATTTTATACTTTTATTCCCCTTCAAAATTATAATCCACTGTTCTCCGAACTGTTTCCGTCAAACATTTTAATTCTGGGAATTTTTCAGTTTCTTTATCATACTTTAATAAGTATAATACATCAGTGTCGATTATGCAATAGTTTTTAACAATTCCGTAACATTTGTTTTAATTATTATTTTTCACTCTGCATTTTCTGCTGAACTACTTCCATTGCTTTGTCCAACTGATTATCAGCAGTCGGATCATTTTCGTCTGCCTGATATTCAACTTCTACATCCGGAGTTACGCCTTTCTTATTAATGCTGCGTCCATTCGGTGTAAAATACTCTGCAATTGTAATTTTCATAGCTGTTCCATCGCCAAGATCAAGAATCTGTTGTACAACTCCTTTTCCGTATGTTGTAACTCCGACAATGTCCCCAATTCCATAATCTTGTATTGCTCCTGAAAAGATTTCTGATGCACTTGCACTATATTGATTTACAAGCACTGCTAATGGTTTTGTAAACTCGTGACTTCCGTCAGATTTATACTCTTCAACATTTCCTGCTTTATCTTTCACAGATACGATTGTGCCTTTTGGAAGAAGCAATTTTAACATATCTGTTACAGTATCCAGATTTCCTCCTGGATTACTTCTCAGGTCAATAATCAAGCCTTTCATTCCCTGACCGTCCAGATCATTCAAGGCAGTCTCAAACTGCGAAAGTGTTACTTCGTCAAATTCACTGACTGCAATATAACCAACCTGATTCTCTTTCATTTCATACACAACTGTCGGAGTTTCAAGTTGTTTTCTTGTTGCCTTAAGTTCCAGTTGTTGTCCATCACGCACAACATGAAGTGTTACATCTGTACCTTCTTCTCCTCGGATCCAGCTCACCACCTCATCGAGGGACTGGTCGGATATTGTATGGTCATCTACTTGGTAAATCACATCTCCTTCTTTTAATCCGGCCTCTTCTGCAGGTGAATCTTTATATACTTTAGAAATCACAACTTCATTACTGGTTGTATTCTGCAACAAAGCTGCTCCGATACCCGTATACGTTCCACTTACACTTTCCTGTAAAGCATCTGTTTCTTCTTCATTGTAATACACTGTATATTTATCACCCAAGGCATTTACATATCCTGCATAAATCCCCTGTTCCAAAGCATCCTGGTCAATCTCATCTTCATACAAATAATATTTATCAATAATTGCCTGTATTATCTGCAGTTTATTTTCTACCTGTTTTTTCTCTGATGAGGAAAATATATGTATACCTGATACAATTGCCGTACAAAAAATTCCGACTCCCACAGCCAAACATAACGTAACTGCCGCTCCGCAAAGAACGCCTTTCCAGAATTTTTTCTTTTCTCGCTTTTGTTCTTGTTCAATCTTTTCTTCTAGTTCTGTTTTTTCCTCTAATGGATTCATTATTCATACACCTCATTACAGATAATTCTGTGGATTTACTGCTGAACCATTCAATTCCACCTGAAAATGCAAATGAGCTCCAAATGAATTACCTGTGTTTCCTACATATCCAATCTGTTGTCCTGCTGATACTGTCTGTCCCGCTGATACGCATAATGCAGAGTGATGCATATATTTTGTAACAAGACCATTTCCATGATTGATAACAACCCAGTTTCCTGCACTATTGCTCCATCCTGCAATCACTACAGTTCCCGATGCTGCTGCATATGTCGGTGTTCCCTCGCCTGCCGCAAGATCAAGTCCCTTGTGAAAAGCTCCATCAAAATCACGATAGCCGAAAGTACTTGATACATATGCACCCGGGCACGGATTTACAAATTGACCATTTCCCACCACTGTATTACTTGAACTTGGTGGAACATAAGTACTTCCGCCACTATTTGAATTACTATTTGTACTCTGAGCCGGTTTTTGTGCAGCAGCTGCGGCTGCTGCTGCGGCGGCTGCTTCTTCCTGTTTTCTCTTTTCTTCTTCTGCCTGAGCAATCAACGCTTTCAACGTAGAAGCGTTCTCTCCAATCTGCTTTTCCAAATCTGCAAGCTCCACATTTGTATTATCCAGCATTGTCTGAACTTCTTCTTGCTTACTGATCAACTCATTCTGTAATACTTCCAACTCTGAATATTCTGTCTGTAATGCTGCTTCTTTTTCTTCAACATCTTTTACGATTGTCTGAAACTGATTTAGCATATCCCTGTCATAATTTGAAATTTGTGAAATGTATTCTGCTTTATTTAAAAAATCCCCAATATTCTCACTTTCAATCAAAATTTCAATTAACTGTGTATTGCCATTCTCATACATGAATTTAATGCGTTTTTTCATGCTATCATACTGATTATTTTCGTCAACCTTAGCATTTACCAGTTCCGTCTCCGCTGTCTCAATTTCTGACTGTTTAGCTGTCAGTTTTTCCTGTGCTTTTTCCATGTCTTCTACAATTCCAGACAGCTGTTCCGTGAGAGAATTCTTTTCTGCCTCTGTAGAGTTTTTTTGTGACTGTAGCTGGTCTGCTTTCTTCTGTGCCTCTTCAATGGTTGTCGCATGTACATTCACAGTCATCCCCATACTCATAGTCAGTGCCAAGGCCCCACTAATTACGCGCTTTGTTTTTCTTTTCATATTTTCACCCATATTATTAGTGTACGATACCTATGGCATCGTACACCTTCATAAACTCTATGTAACTTTTATCAAACTTTCAAATGCTTACGCACTGTGAAATAACTTCCGATAAATCCAATTCCTACTCCTAAAAGTAATCCGATTGGCAATAAGTAACGATATACTGTTGTTACCGGAAGGAATTCGATAATATTATTTAAAATTGCAAATTTAACTAAAATATATGAAACCGCTTTTCCATACAGTACGTATAATATTCCTAATGGAATAACAGCTCCGATAATTCCCATGATAAGACCTTCAATTACAAATGGAGAACGAACTACGAAGTCCTTTGCTCCGATATATTTCATAATTGCAATCTCTTCTTTACGAACTGTAATACCCATTGAAACTGTATTGCTGATCAGGAAAATAGAAACTCCAAATAAAATCAGGATAATCGCAATAGATATATATGCCACCAACACATTCACACTGGAAAGTGTATTTGCAACAACATCTGACTTATTTACCTTACGAACTCCATCCAGACCTTTTGCAAAGTCAACCAGCTCTTTCTGTGTTGCTGCAAGTGATTTACTTTTTGCAATTAAATCTTGTCCTTTATCATCTACCGTTTTCATATATACTTCGTAGTTATCTGAACCTGCAAGCGGGTTATCATTTTTAAATCCATCTGCCAGTTCCTTATTATCTGCAAAGTATTCATCTTTAAACTTATCCCATGCATCGTCTGCCGACACATATTGCACTTCAAGAACATCATCCCTGCTCTCAAGCTGTTTACCAATATTACTAATCTGATCCTCTGTTGCATCTTCGTTAAAGAAAACTGTGATTACTACACCTTCTTCAGCTGTTTTAATAATATACTGAAAATTCAGCAAAATTGATGCAAATAATCCAAAAAGGAAGATACATGCCGACATTGTTGCGATAGCGGCAATTGAAAACATCTTGTTTCTTCCGATATTCTTCACACCTTGTTTTCCAACATATCCTAATGTACTAATCCTCATCTATATACCCACCTTTTTGTTCATCACTTACGATCACACCTTGTTTCATTGTGATAACTCGCTCGTTCATCTCGTTTACGATTTCCTGGTTATGTGTAACAACAAGTACTGTTGTTCCACGCTCGTTAGCCTCTTTCAGCAAACTCATAATCTCCCATGAGTTTGTCGGATCCAGGTTACCAGTCGGCTCGTCCGCTAACAAAATTGCAGGTTCATTTACAATTGCTCTTGCAATCGCAACTCTCTGCTGTTCTCCACCTGACAGTTCTTTTGGATAGGATTTGTATTTCTGTGCAAGACCTACCAGTGATAATGCAGCCGGTACTTTTCTCTTAATCACTCGTGTCGGTGTCTCAGTAACTCGCAATGCAAAGGCAATATTCTCGTAGATATTACGATCCTTTAACAAACGGAAATCCTGAAAGACAACTCCAAGTCCTCTTCTGTATTTTGCAATGTTACGATGTTTCATACGATTCAGATTCTGTCCGTTAACAATAATTGTACCGTTGGTTGGATCAAGTTCTTTCATGATCAGACGAATCAGTGTTGATTTTCCTGAACCGCTGTCTCCTACAATGAAAACGAACTCGCCACGTTCGATCTTAACAGATACACCATTAAGAGCTGCATTTCCCTTCGTGTACTCTTTCGTTACATTCTTTAATTCAATCATATGCTCCTCCTAATTATTTCTACTCCTTTGTATTCCCCAATACATTTAATACTCTAATGTTTCCATATATTTCATATACTTCACTACCATCAGCGCAATCTTAAATGTGATTGCATCTTCAAAGACACGCAAATCCAGACCGGTACTTTTCTGAAGCTTGTCCAGACGATATACCAATGTATTTCTATGGATATACAATTGTCGAGATGTCTCTGACACATTCAGGCTGTTCTCAAAGAACTTATTGATCGTAGCCAATGTTTCTTCGTCAAATTCATCCGGTGATTTCCCCTCAAAAATTTCTTTGATAAACATCTTGCAAAGTGGAAGTGGTAACTGATAGATCAAACGGCCGATTCCAAGTGTACTGTATGCAACAATATCTTTCTCATCAAAGAATATCTTACCGACATCCAATGCCATCTTAGCCTCTTTGTAAGACTTAGATACTTCTTTGATGTCATTCACAACAGTACCATATGCAATATGGATATGTTCATCTCCCGTATCCTCTTTCAGAATACTCAACATATCTTTTGCCATCTTATCCATCTCTTTACTTCCATCTTTTTCAGACAGTTCTTTCACGACAATAATATTCTTTTCATCTACAGCTGTGATGAAGTCTCTAGATTTTCCTCCTAAAAGGCT
This Ruminococcus hominis DNA region includes the following protein-coding sequences:
- a CDS encoding beta-ketoacyl-ACP synthase III encodes the protein MVGRISGTGSYIPKEVWDNQVLTQLVDTSDEWIQERTGVARRHIAGKNETTAYMAAEAAKRALEDANVSAQEIDLILVATISPGRIMPSTSCEVQAMIEAKRATCFDLNAACTGFLFALNTAQAYIKQGIYSKVLVIGTESLSNLVNWKDRGTCILFGDGAGAVVLEASEEGRYAQYTQSIGCDGEVLTVDCRNQKQYESQPCAEETFIQMDGREVFKFAVSKVPEAIGELLKQEEKNVEDISQFILHQANRRIVQSVSKRMKVDIKYFPTNMEEYGNTSSASIPILLDELNRSGRLKRGTYLVLAGFGAGLSYGASLIQW
- the tsf gene encoding translation elongation factor Ts, whose amino-acid sequence is MAITASMVKELREMTGAGMMDCKKALGETNGDMDAAVEYLRKNGQAKAEKKAGRIAAEGIVKTVVKDDKVASIVEVNSETDFVAKNADFQAFVEAVANQVADSDAADMDAFMAEAWEADTTKTVKEALVEKIAVIGENLNIRRFEKVVTDGCVVSYIHGGGRIGVLVEADTDVINDDIKACLRNVAMQVAAMSPKYVSRAEVSEDFMNHEKEILLAQAQKENPEKPANIIEKMIIGRLNKEMKEICLLDQVYVQDSDLSVAKYVEKVAKENNANVTVKKFVRFETGEGLEKKVDDFAAEVAAQAGM
- the rpsB gene encoding 30S ribosomal protein S2 — protein: MSVISMKQLLEAGVHFGHQTRRWNPKMAPYIYTERNGIYIIDLQKSVGMVDDAYQAIADIAANGGTVLFVGTKKQAQDAIKTEAERCGMYYVNERWLGGMLTNFKTIQSRIKRLKDIETMSEDGTFDVLPKKEVIELKKEWAKLEKNLGGIKEMKRIPDAIFIVDPKKERICVQEAHTLGIPLIGIADTNCDPEELDYVIPGNDDAIRAVKLIVSKMADAVIEANQGAAEEAYYEDAEEAVAEEAVEE
- a CDS encoding coiled-coil domain-containing protein; translated protein: MKFKKVQGLILAVVLSCSMVATPVFAAPKSEEQSSLEAEKAEKQSEVSSLQDQLNSLMTKMNDLETQLIEKGQQISQAEVDLEAAQQKEQQQYEDLKLRIKYMYEEGDGSAMERILSSGSIAEVLTQAEYVQKVHSYDRAQLQEYQNTVQQVTDLKSGLEEDQAKLQNLEGEYQAQSDELNTTIESKSAEISNLDSMIQEAARVALEKAAAEKAAAEQKAAEKAAQNNAASNTTVASNTTNNSGTTNTGGTTTVTPAPTPAPAPTPAPTPAPAPSAPSVDGGSVVSRAYSQLGAAYVWGACSPGAFDCSGFVSYCLTGSYTRLGTTYTFLGWTQVSDPQPGDVCVNANHCGIYIGGGQMIHAATEGVGVIVGPVQGGMIYVRY
- a CDS encoding S41 family peptidase — translated: MNPLEEKTELEEKIEQEQKREKKKFWKGVLCGAAVTLCLAVGVGIFCTAIVSGIHIFSSSEKKQVENKLQIIQAIIDKYYLYEDEIDQDALEQGIYAGYVNALGDKYTVYYNEEETDALQESVSGTYTGIGAALLQNTTSNEVVISKVYKDSPAEEAGLKEGDVIYQVDDHTISDQSLDEVVSWIRGEEGTDVTLHVVRDGQQLELKATRKQLETPTVVYEMKENQVGYIAVSEFDEVTLSQFETALNDLDGQGMKGLIIDLRSNPGGNLDTVTDMLKLLLPKGTIVSVKDKAGNVEEYKSDGSHEFTKPLAVLVNQYSASASEIFSGAIQDYGIGDIVGVTTYGKGVVQQILDLGDGTAMKITIAEYFTPNGRSINKKGVTPDVEVEYQADENDPTADNQLDKAMEVVQQKMQSEK
- a CDS encoding murein hydrolase activator EnvC family protein, which codes for MKRKTKRVISGALALTMSMGMTVNVHATTIEEAQKKADQLQSQKNSTEAEKNSLTEQLSGIVEDMEKAQEKLTAKQSEIETAETELVNAKVDENNQYDSMKKRIKFMYENGNTQLIEILIESENIGDFLNKAEYISQISNYDRDMLNQFQTIVKDVEEKEAALQTEYSELEVLQNELISKQEEVQTMLDNTNVELADLEKQIGENASTLKALIAQAEEEKRKQEEAAAAAAAAAAAQKPAQSTNSNSNSGGSTYVPPSSSNTVVGNGQFVNPCPGAYVSSTFGYRDFDGAFHKGLDLAAGEGTPTYAAASGTVVIAGWSNSAGNWVVINHGNGLVTKYMHHSALCVSAGQTVSAGQQIGYVGNTGNSFGAHLHFQVELNGSAVNPQNYL
- a CDS encoding permease-like cell division protein FtsX, whose product is MRISTLGYVGKQGVKNIGRNKMFSIAAIATMSACIFLFGLFASILLNFQYIIKTAEEGVVITVFFNEDATEDQISNIGKQLESRDDVLEVQYVSADDAWDKFKDEYFADNKELADGFKNDNPLAGSDNYEVYMKTVDDKGQDLIAKSKSLAATQKELVDFAKGLDGVRKVNKSDVVANTLSSVNVLVAYISIAIILILFGVSIFLISNTVSMGITVRKEEIAIMKYIGAKDFVVRSPFVIEGLIMGIIGAVIPLGILYVLYGKAVSYILVKFAILNNIIEFLPVTTVYRYLLPIGLLLGVGIGFIGSYFTVRKHLKV
- the ftsE gene encoding cell division ATP-binding protein FtsE, whose translation is MIELKNVTKEYTKGNAALNGVSVKIERGEFVFIVGDSGSGKSTLIRLIMKELDPTNGTIIVNGQNLNRMKHRNIAKYRRGLGVVFQDFRLLKDRNIYENIAFALRVTETPTRVIKRKVPAALSLVGLAQKYKSYPKELSGGEQQRVAIARAIVNEPAILLADEPTGNLDPTNSWEIMSLLKEANERGTTVLVVTHNQEIVNEMNERVITMKQGVIVSDEQKGGYIDED
- a CDS encoding PucR family transcriptional regulator is translated as MITNQILLNTIEGLKGISRIDFCVFDVEGKVLATTSDNGHNYEDVVLSFGESPADSQEIQGCQFFKIFDEQQLEYILLADGENEDVYMVGKIAAFQIQNLLIAYKERFDKDNFIKNLLLDNLLLVDIYNRAKKLHIDTDAKRVIFIIETSREKDSAALDNVRSLLGGKSRDFITAVDEKNIIVVKELSEKDGSKEMDKMAKDMLSILKEDTGDEHIHIAYGTVVNDIKEVSKSYKEAKMALDVGKIFFDEKDIVAYSTLGIGRLIYQLPLPLCKMFIKEIFEGKSPDEFDEETLATINKFFENSLNVSETSRQLYIHRNTLVYRLDKLQKSTGLDLRVFEDAITFKIALMVVKYMKYMETLEY